In Cyanobacteria bacterium QS_8_64_29, a single genomic region encodes these proteins:
- a CDS encoding DUF3288 domain-containing protein codes for MSDAASPEGQAHPRERDDREVLERLQQQGPTERNLGELARLRIRYRDFPGAWELQRQLDELLQQWELSEEQLFARTRELHANGQVYQLRGQASSEQDWS; via the coding sequence ATGAGCGACGCCGCTTCCCCAGAGGGACAGGCCCATCCACGCGAGCGCGACGACCGCGAAGTCCTGGAGCGCTTGCAGCAACAAGGACCCACCGAACGCAACCTGGGCGAGTTGGCCCGCTTGCGCATTCGCTATCGCGACTTTCCTGGGGCCTGGGAGCTGCAACGCCAGCTGGATGAGCTCCTGCAGCAATGGGAGCTGAGTGAAGAACAGTTATTTGCCCGCACGCGCGAGCTGCACGCCAACGGTCAGGTCTATCAGCTGCGCGGCCAGGCTTCGAGCGAGCAGGATTGGAGCTAA
- a CDS encoding thioredoxin domain-containing protein yields the protein MANCLAHAASLYLRKHADNPVDWWPWCREALDKASAEDKPIFLSVGYSSCHWCTVMEGEAFSNQSIAAYLNANFVPIKVDREERPDLDSIYMQALQMMTGQGGWPLNVFLTPTERTPFYGGTYFPVEPRFGRPGFLEVLKAVRRFYDNEKDKLHAFTQEVQARIQQASTLAAPERDPLTEELLQQGMEASRGVLSDRDSAPNFPTIPYAHLALRSTRFTLDSQYDARQLCQQRGWDLTLGGIYDHVGGGFHRYTVDATWTVPHFEKMLYDNGQILEYLADLWSAGFTDPAYERAVAGTLNWLQREMTAPEGYFYAAQDADSFTDATASEPEEGAFYTWSYSELAERLTQQELGELQAHFSVTQTGNFEGCNVLQRHQGGELPQAAETALQKLFAARYGDAPDAIATHPPARDAQEAQTGNWPGRIPPVTDTKAIVAWNGMAISGLARAYSVFGYEACWTLAAGAARFLLERQWHEGCFYRLNYAGEPAVTAQAEDYALAVKALLDLHAAAPQQEHWLEAALELQAAFDERLWGTDSGGYYNTSRELDDELLVRERGFIDNATPSANGIALANLVRLHLLAERTDYLERAERGLNAFGSILQQYPQACPSLMAALDWYRHATLARAPAERLQALGGQYHPCCAFRLASSAGTELPDGALGLVCQGLSCLEPARSQAQLQQQLQASQTR from the coding sequence ATGGCTAACTGCCTCGCGCACGCCGCAAGCCTTTACCTGCGCAAGCACGCTGACAACCCTGTGGATTGGTGGCCCTGGTGCCGCGAAGCGCTCGATAAAGCGAGTGCGGAAGACAAACCCATCTTTTTGTCCGTGGGCTACTCCAGCTGCCACTGGTGCACGGTCATGGAAGGCGAGGCCTTCTCCAACCAGTCCATCGCGGCGTACCTCAACGCCAACTTTGTGCCCATCAAAGTCGATCGCGAAGAGCGCCCGGACCTAGACAGCATCTACATGCAGGCCCTGCAAATGATGACCGGCCAGGGCGGTTGGCCGCTGAATGTCTTTTTGACCCCCACCGAGCGCACCCCTTTCTACGGCGGCACTTACTTTCCCGTCGAGCCGCGCTTTGGCCGGCCGGGCTTTCTGGAAGTCCTCAAGGCCGTTCGCCGCTTCTACGACAACGAAAAAGACAAGCTGCACGCGTTCACCCAGGAAGTGCAGGCCCGGATCCAGCAGGCCAGCACCCTAGCTGCCCCCGAGCGCGACCCGCTGACCGAGGAGCTGTTGCAGCAGGGCATGGAAGCCAGCCGCGGCGTGCTCAGCGATCGCGACAGTGCCCCCAACTTTCCCACCATTCCCTACGCCCATCTGGCCCTGCGCAGCACGCGCTTTACGCTCGACTCGCAGTACGATGCCCGCCAACTCTGCCAGCAGCGCGGATGGGACTTGACCCTAGGCGGGATTTACGACCACGTGGGCGGCGGCTTCCACCGCTACACCGTCGATGCCACCTGGACGGTACCCCACTTTGAAAAAATGCTCTACGACAACGGCCAGATTCTGGAGTACCTGGCCGATTTGTGGAGCGCTGGTTTTACCGACCCCGCCTACGAGCGGGCGGTTGCCGGGACGCTCAACTGGCTCCAGCGCGAGATGACCGCGCCGGAGGGCTATTTCTACGCTGCCCAGGATGCCGACAGCTTCACCGACGCGACCGCCAGCGAACCCGAGGAGGGCGCGTTTTATACTTGGTCCTACAGCGAGCTTGCCGAACGCCTAACTCAGCAAGAGCTCGGCGAGCTGCAAGCGCACTTTAGCGTTACCCAAACCGGAAACTTTGAGGGGTGCAACGTCCTTCAGCGCCACCAAGGCGGCGAGCTGCCGCAGGCCGCCGAAACGGCGTTGCAGAAGCTGTTCGCCGCGCGCTACGGCGATGCGCCCGACGCGATCGCCACGCACCCGCCCGCGCGCGATGCCCAGGAAGCACAAACCGGCAACTGGCCGGGCCGCATTCCCCCCGTCACCGATACCAAAGCGATCGTCGCTTGGAATGGCATGGCCATCTCGGGCCTGGCCCGCGCCTACTCGGTATTTGGCTACGAGGCTTGCTGGACGCTGGCCGCCGGCGCCGCCCGCTTCCTGCTGGAGCGGCAGTGGCATGAAGGCTGCTTCTACCGCCTCAACTACGCCGGCGAGCCGGCTGTGACCGCCCAGGCCGAGGACTACGCGCTGGCCGTCAAGGCCCTACTGGACCTCCACGCTGCGGCTCCCCAGCAGGAGCACTGGCTGGAGGCCGCCCTCGAGCTGCAGGCTGCCTTTGACGAACGCCTCTGGGGGACTGACTCGGGCGGGTACTACAACACCAGCCGCGAGTTGGACGACGAGCTGCTGGTGCGCGAGCGCGGCTTTATCGACAACGCGACCCCCTCAGCCAATGGCATTGCCCTAGCCAACCTGGTGCGCTTGCACCTGCTCGCCGAGCGGACGGACTACCTCGAGCGGGCCGAGCGCGGGCTCAATGCCTTCGGCAGTATCCTGCAGCAATACCCGCAGGCCTGCCCCAGCCTGATGGCAGCCCTCGATTGGTACCGGCACGCAACCTTAGCGCGCGCGCCAGCCGAGCGCTTGCAGGCGCTGGGCGGGCAGTACCATCCCTGCTGTGCCTTCCGCCTAGCGAGCAGTGCTGGGACGGAACTGCCCGACGGTGCGCTGGGCCTGGTTTGCCAGGGCCTCTCTTGCTTGGAACCCGCGCGCAGCCAAGCGCAGCTGCAACAACAGCTGCAGGCCAGCCAAACGCGCTAG